One region of Natronobacterium texcoconense genomic DNA includes:
- the purF gene encoding amidophosphoribosyltransferase yields MTEKCGVVGVSLDGRSAARPLYYGLYALQHRGQESAGIVTHDGFQQHSHVEMGLVGDAFDEDDLDGLAGSAGIGHVRYPTAGSVDTSCAQPFSVSFKSGSLGLSHNGNLVNADEIREELAAVGHAFTSDGDTEVIAHDLARNLLEEDLIRAVKRTMNRIHGSYSLTISHDDTVLGVRDPQGNRPLCIGELEDGYILASESAAIDTLDGELVRDVRPGELVVLDDDGQGFDSYQLVENENTAHCFFEHVYFARPDSVIDDTLVYEARRNLGRKLWEESGVETDVVMPVPDSGRAFASGYADAATETTADGDPRAEDDDGVEFAEGLMKNRYVGRTFIMPTQDERERAVRLKLNPIKSTVEGKTVTLIDDSIVRGTTSTQLVQLLKDCGAEEVHMRIGAPEIVAPCYMGIDMATREELIAANKTVEEIRETIDADSLAYLSTDAVADVLGKERIDLCLGCVTGEYPYDIEGEETDRDVSRPELEGATMAADD; encoded by the coding sequence ATGACCGAGAAGTGTGGCGTCGTCGGCGTCTCACTCGATGGTCGATCGGCGGCGCGACCGTTGTACTACGGACTGTACGCGCTTCAGCACCGCGGCCAGGAGTCGGCCGGGATCGTCACCCACGACGGCTTCCAGCAACACAGCCACGTCGAGATGGGGCTCGTGGGCGACGCCTTCGACGAGGACGACCTCGATGGGCTGGCTGGCTCGGCCGGAATCGGCCACGTCCGCTATCCGACCGCCGGCTCGGTCGACACTTCGTGTGCCCAGCCGTTCTCCGTCTCGTTCAAGAGCGGTTCGCTGGGGCTCTCGCACAACGGCAACCTCGTCAACGCCGACGAGATCCGCGAGGAACTCGCCGCCGTCGGCCACGCCTTTACCAGCGACGGCGACACCGAAGTCATCGCCCACGACCTCGCGCGCAACCTGCTCGAGGAAGACCTCATTCGGGCGGTCAAGCGCACGATGAACCGGATTCACGGCTCGTACTCGCTGACGATAAGCCACGACGATACGGTCCTCGGGGTTCGGGACCCACAGGGGAACCGACCGCTCTGTATCGGAGAACTCGAGGACGGCTACATCCTCGCCTCGGAGTCGGCGGCGATCGACACCCTGGACGGGGAGTTAGTCCGGGACGTCCGACCCGGCGAACTGGTCGTCCTCGACGACGACGGACAGGGGTTCGACTCCTACCAGCTGGTCGAAAACGAGAATACGGCGCACTGCTTCTTCGAACACGTCTACTTCGCACGGCCGGACAGCGTCATCGACGACACGCTCGTCTACGAGGCACGCCGGAATCTCGGGCGCAAACTCTGGGAGGAAAGCGGCGTCGAGACCGACGTCGTGATGCCGGTTCCCGACTCTGGACGGGCCTTCGCCTCCGGGTACGCAGACGCGGCGACCGAAACGACCGCCGACGGCGACCCCCGTGCCGAGGACGACGACGGCGTCGAGTTCGCCGAGGGACTGATGAAAAACCGGTACGTCGGCCGGACGTTCATCATGCCGACCCAAGACGAACGCGAACGTGCGGTGCGGCTGAAGCTCAACCCGATCAAGTCTACCGTCGAGGGCAAGACCGTCACGCTCATCGACGACTCGATCGTCCGCGGGACGACCTCGACGCAACTGGTTCAACTTCTCAAGGACTGCGGAGCCGAAGAAGTCCACATGCGCATCGGTGCGCCGGAGATCGTCGCTCCGTGTTACATGGGAATCGACATGGCCACCCGCGAGGAACTGATCGCCGCGAACAAAACCGTCGAGGAGATCCGCGAGACCATCGACGCCGACAGCCTCGCGTACCTCTCGACCGACGCCGTCGCCGACGTGCTCGGAAAGGAACGAATCGATCTCTGTCTGGGCTGTGTCACCGGCGAGTACCCCTACGACATCGAGGGCGAAGAGACCGACCGGGACGTCAGTCGACCCGAACTCGAGGGAGCGACGATGGCGGCTGACGACTGA
- a CDS encoding DUF420 domain-containing protein → MEYVPRERVTSLTVVLSVVSLAVVFAAAGGRIPPSTVPAAPQWFLELIPHVNVVISATAIATIAFGWRAIRRGNVDNHRIAMLASFGLFAAFLVLYLYRLVATGGPQPFPGPDVAYQFVYLPLLAIHIFLAVVCVPLVYYALLLAFAYPVEELRRTSHARFGRLAASLWLISFTLGIVVYVLLHVVY, encoded by the coding sequence ATGGAGTACGTTCCTCGAGAGCGAGTTACCAGTCTGACCGTCGTCTTGAGCGTCGTCTCGCTCGCGGTGGTCTTTGCGGCCGCGGGCGGGCGGATCCCGCCGTCGACGGTTCCGGCCGCGCCGCAGTGGTTCCTGGAACTGATCCCGCACGTCAACGTCGTCATCAGTGCGACCGCGATCGCGACGATCGCGTTCGGCTGGCGGGCGATCCGTCGGGGGAACGTCGATAACCACCGCATCGCGATGCTGGCCTCGTTCGGCCTGTTCGCGGCGTTTCTGGTGCTGTACCTCTATCGGCTGGTCGCCACGGGCGGCCCGCAGCCGTTCCCCGGCCCCGACGTGGCCTACCAGTTCGTCTACCTGCCGTTACTCGCGATCCACATCTTCCTCGCGGTCGTCTGCGTGCCGCTGGTCTATTACGCGCTCTTGCTCGCCTTTGCCTATCCCGTCGAAGAACTCCGGCGGACGAGTCACGCGCGGTTCGGACGGCTGGCGGCGAGTCTGTGGCTGATCTCGTTTACGCTGGGGATCGTCGTCTACGTGCTGTTGCACGTGGTTTACTGA
- a CDS encoding helix-turn-helix domain-containing protein has protein sequence MAKYSTGSSSGGGGTNCELCGAESDSLERASVAGAELEVCPDCAPHDDQKRTQSRSSSDSGSSGRDDDEPSRKQKAAQNVAKANPVWDGDSEHWEKEGTNYDDDPLPYLVSDYGEKATEARQEAGLQREELAEELGAREKDLLAVEQGRATQAGVGGGLIEALEERLDVTLAE, from the coding sequence ATGGCCAAGTACTCGACCGGTTCGTCCTCCGGCGGCGGTGGGACGAACTGCGAACTCTGCGGTGCAGAGAGCGATTCCCTCGAGCGCGCGTCGGTCGCGGGGGCCGAACTCGAGGTCTGTCCGGACTGTGCGCCCCACGACGACCAGAAGCGCACGCAGTCCCGCAGCAGCAGCGATTCGGGCTCGAGCGGCCGCGACGACGACGAACCGAGCCGCAAGCAGAAGGCCGCCCAGAACGTCGCGAAGGCGAACCCGGTCTGGGATGGCGACTCCGAACACTGGGAGAAAGAGGGAACGAACTACGACGACGACCCGCTGCCGTACCTGGTCTCGGATTACGGCGAGAAGGCGACGGAAGCGCGACAGGAGGCCGGCCTCCAGCGCGAGGAACTCGCCGAAGAACTCGGCGCGCGCGAGAAGGACCTGCTCGCGGTCGAGCAGGGACGAGCGACGCAAGCGGGCGTCGGTGGCGGCCTCATCGAGGCGCTCGAGGAGCGACTGGACGTGACGCTCGCGGAGTGA